The sequence below is a genomic window from Deinococcus sp. Marseille-Q6407.
ACACCGCCGCCCGCAAGGAACTGGTCGCCTCCACCCACAGCGTGGACGAAATCCGCGACCTGATCGGCGCCGACACCCTGGCCTTTATCAGCGACCAGGGCCTGCGCGAAGCCATCAGGGGCCAGGGCCTGTGCGGGGCCTGCTTTACCGGCGACTACCCGGCCGGCGTGCCCATCCTGAACGACGTGGATAAGCTGGCGCTGGAGGGGTGAGTCGCAGACTATGAACCTTCTCCTCGTCCGTCACGCCCAGTCCGCCAACAACCTCCTCTACGCGCAAACCGGCAGCAGCGAAGGCCGCCACGCCGACCCGTCCCTGACCGAGCTGGGGTTTGCCCAGGCACAGGCGCTGGCCGACTTTGCCCGCACTGACGCCACCTGGCAGGGGGTCACGCACCTGTATTGCAGCCTGGCCCGCCGGGCGGTGCAGACGGCAGCCCCGCTGGCGCAGGCGCTGGGGTTGCCGGCGCAGGGGCTGGCGCAAGCCTACGAGGCGGGCGGCCTGTTCGAGCGGCAGGAGGACCGCACGCCCTACGCGGTGCCGGGCCTCTCGCACGCCGAATTGCTGGCCGATAACCCCGCGCTGCTCTGGCCCGCCGACCTGCCGGCCGCTGAGCCCTGGGCCGGCGGCTTTGAAGCTTACGAGGAACCGGGCGTGCTGGAAGCGCGGGCGGCGCAGGTGGTGGAGGTGCTGCGGGCCGCGCACGGGGAAGCCGACACGGTAGCGCTTGTCACGCACGGACACTTCACCCAGTTTCTGCTGCGGCAGTTCATTGCCCACGGCAACGCCTATTTCCGGGTGGTGAACACCGCGACCACCCTGCTCACCCTGCCGGGACCGGACGCGCCTGAGGGTTGGGGGCCGCTGGTGGACTGGGTGAACCGCTTCGACCACCTGCGCCCGGAGCAGGTGAGCCAGTAAATGGGGGAAAGCCAGTCAGCGGGAGAGGGGAGACCACGCGGGCCACAAGCCTAAGCGATA
It includes:
- a CDS encoding histidine phosphatase family protein; amino-acid sequence: MNLLLVRHAQSANNLLYAQTGSSEGRHADPSLTELGFAQAQALADFARTDATWQGVTHLYCSLARRAVQTAAPLAQALGLPAQGLAQAYEAGGLFERQEDRTPYAVPGLSHAELLADNPALLWPADLPAAEPWAGGFEAYEEPGVLEARAAQVVEVLRAAHGEADTVALVTHGHFTQFLLRQFIAHGNAYFRVVNTATTLLTLPGPDAPEGWGPLVDWVNRFDHLRPEQVSQ